The Lactuca sativa cultivar Salinas chromosome 2, Lsat_Salinas_v11, whole genome shotgun sequence genome includes a window with the following:
- the LOC128132411 gene encoding uncharacterized mitochondrial protein AtMg00810-like: MATRDEHGLFLSQASYTRDILQRAVMASCKPCATPVDMSTKLSAIDGEPLADGTLYRTLVSALQYLTFTRPDIAYDVRKVFLFMHAPCEPHLQFMKKIFHYLQGTIDYGLQIVQSSSNTPTAYSDADWGRCPDSRRSTSRYYVFLGNNLIS, encoded by the coding sequence ATGGCTACTCGCGATGAACATGGTCTTTTTCTGTCACAAGCCTCTTATACTCGTGATATCCTTCAACGAGCTGTTATGGCCTCTTGTAAACCATGTGCTACACCAGTGGATATGTCCACCAAACTTAGTGCTATTGATGGTGAACCTCTTGCTGATGGCACTCTCTACCGCACTCTTGTCAGTGCCCTCCAGTATCTAACTTTTACTCGACCAGACATTGCATATGATGTTCGAAAAGTTTTCCTCTTCATGCATGCCCCATGTGAGCCACATTTGCAGTTCATGAAGAAGATTTTTCATTATTTACAGGGTACGATTGACTATGGTCTACAGATAGTTCAATCTTCGTCCAACACACCAACTGCCTACTCCGATGCTGACTGGGGCAGATGTCCCGACTCGCGGAGATCTACTTCTCGATACTACGTATTTCTTGGCAATAATCTTATTTCCTAG